From a single Verrucomicrobiota bacterium JB022 genomic region:
- a CDS encoding IS5 family transposase codes for MGGTGGLGEHLGSLSAGTRYARAGGLGAVVRRCKLLSGEKRGDGVGKTKRGKGTKCMVVADGQGLPLSCRLASASPAEITLLEDAVDHLKIRRPWGLKLIADRAYDSDKHRKMLKHKGFDLIVPHRKGRVRPMTQDGRKLRLYKHRWKIERTFAWFGSFRRLLVRHEHHLNIYHAFFMIACVMLTMRRMKF; via the coding sequence TTGGGAGGAACTGGAGGTCTGGGAGAGCATCTGGGAAGCCTTTCTGCGGGAACTCGATACGCAAGGGCTGGTGGACTGGGAGCAGTCGTTCGTCGATGCAAGCTTCTTTCCGGCGAAAAAAGGGGCGACGGAGTCGGCAAAACCAAACGGGGCAAAGGAACGAAGTGCATGGTGGTGGCAGACGGCCAAGGTCTTCCTCTTTCATGTCGGCTCGCGAGCGCCAGTCCGGCCGAAATCACGCTTCTCGAAGACGCTGTCGACCACCTCAAAATCCGTCGCCCCTGGGGTCTCAAGCTAATCGCAGACCGCGCCTACGATAGCGATAAGCATCGCAAGATGCTCAAGCATAAGGGCTTCGATCTTATTGTCCCTCACCGCAAGGGCCGTGTCAGGCCAATGACCCAAGACGGCCGCAAGCTCCGACTCTACAAGCACCGTTGGAAAATCGAGCGCACTTTCGCTTGGTTCGGATCTTTCCGCAGGCTACTCGTGCGCCATGAGCACCACCTCAATATCTACCATGCCTTCTTCATGATCGCCTGCGTTATGCTAACGATGCGCAGGATGAAGTTTTGA